In the Juglans microcarpa x Juglans regia isolate MS1-56 chromosome 6D, Jm3101_v1.0, whole genome shotgun sequence genome, one interval contains:
- the LOC121234186 gene encoding DNA polymerase zeta processivity subunit has product MDRRENQSSEGETARILVEFLEVAINSIVFLKGVYPSGAFERRRYMNVVVQRARHTQLRDYIHSTVSTLLPFIQKGLVERVAVIFFNADCIPVERFVFKLVVNQSYGSKLEEADLEFSLRSFLIKLSVSESLTKALPRDCRWEIIAYFRSLPQASMSKDAELWTPTDTRQWQQPPILIPIKSMSSEPLCLQLYLEHPSSSEPKP; this is encoded by the exons ATGGATCGCAGAGAAAATCAATCTTCTgaag GTGAAACAGCTCGGATTTTGGTTGAATTCTTGGAAGTGGCCATCAATTCTATTGTTTTCCTCAAAGGTGTTTACCCTTCTG GCGCATTTGAAAGAAGGAGATATATGAATGTGGTCGTTCAAAGGGCTCGCCACACTCAGCTCCGAGATTACATACATTCCACCGTCTCTACTCTTCTTCCTTTTATCCAAAAG GGATTGGTGGAGAGAGTAGCAGTTATTTTTTTCAACGCTGACTGCATCCCGGTGGAGCGATTTGTTTTCAAGCTCGTAGTGAACCAGTCCTATGGCTCAAAGTTGGAAGAAGCTGACCTGGAGTTCTCTCTTAGATCATTCCTGATCAAGCTCTCAGTCTCAGAATCCCTTACTAAGGCCCTTCCCCGTG ACTGCAGGTGGGAGATAATTGCTTATTTTCGATCTCTTCCTCAGGCTAGTATGAGCAAGGATGCAGAGTTATGGACCCCAACGGACACAAGGCAGTGGCAGCAACCTCCTATACTGATCCCTATTAAGTCAATGAGTAGCGAACCTCTGTGTCTGCAGTTATATTTAGAACATCCTAGTTCATCTGAACCAAAGCCTTGA